Sequence from the Melitaea cinxia chromosome 18, ilMelCinx1.1, whole genome shotgun sequence genome:
aaaataataaaaacgcaTCACTTTAAAGacctaaattaaaatacgttGTATAATACTGATAAAATCACGTTGAAACAAACGTGTAGTTTTATCACATGGCTATCTATCTCTAATCGAAAATTcttaatacaatgtaggtatcTTAATCGAATTGTTTAATCGTATCCTTTCTTAAAGTCtatttaactaatattataaagctgaaaagtagACAATTGGCTACTTTCTTCCTTAAATGGACACGGCTGAAAccacggggcacagctagtgtaaatTAAAGCGATAGGGATATATTTTAAccaattcaaaaaaggaggaggttactcaatttgaccgtatatttatatatatattttttatgtatgtacggggataactttgtagtttatgaaccgattttgataattctttttttgttggaaaggagatatccctagtttagtaccatgataaggaaacccggatctgatgatgggatcccagagaaatcgagggaaactcgaaaatccgcataactttttaatatcgattttgatgattttttatttaatcgaaaaccgatgtttatcatgtgatcactttaaaatttcatcgagatctgatcacatttttttctttatacgtatttacttgacaaatttttcgCCAACCTATTTtgcattataccgcataacttttcactacctacgttgttggttttttttttcttcgtttgccagcaaacacaattatgttgtttatttatatgcattaaatgtatatatatcacTTGTACGATTTTTTGAATCGTTTAATGTAAGAATCtggtgtgaaaaaaaaactacgaaaTAAATTCAGCTACTACTGAAATATTGAAAATGAAGTGAGTTGAGTTGAAATTGTCTGAGAAtacatttcaagtttgtataaGTAATGTAGTAAATAACGTTATAGGAAGATAAATCAGTTTAAAACGttctaattatattatgaattttaCTGATTTACGTGATTTTTGCCAATCATGTTTGGTCAGTTAATCAGTATTTAAGTAATATCAATAAACTGAgataaggcacagcaggaaatttcctgctaataattgtgtttgctcacaaacgaaaaaaaaaaccgacttcaattacatcgacgagtaatacaacgtagatcgacgaaaaaatagtcaagcaactacgcgttatcaaagattactcaaaaagtagtaatcagatcttgataaaatttatatgtgactagatgacaaacatcagctttcgattaaattaaaaattatcaaaatcggtacacccagtacaaagttattgcggattttcgagagtttccctcgatttctctgggatcccatcatcagatcctggtttccttatcacggtaccaaactaaggatatcccctttctaacaaaaataggaattatcaaaatcggtacatccagtagaaagttatgtggtataatacaacgtaggtcgacgaaaaaagcgtcaagtaaaaacgcattattggatataactcgaaaagtagtggttagatctcaaataaatttaaatgggaccaattggcacacaccacctttcgattaaaacaaaatttgtcgaaatcggtctacccggtcaaaagttctgatgtaacatacataaaaaaaaaaaatacagtcgaattgagaacctcctccttttttggaagtcggttaaaaatatggggaccccgactggggtagtacctcgacctagaGATCTCGatagaaggtcacagctaaattatactgctttcaagcagttttgtgttcctgttggttagtaaggtgaccagagctccaagGGGATTCCCCCTTAGGAtaggggatagggttggcaacgcgtatgcgatgcttcttgtgttgcagacgtctttaagctacggtaatcgcttaccatcaggtgagccgtacacttatttgtcgacctagtcttataaaaaaaaacttaatttaaatttttactgaatattttagtttttataattttaattaaaatattttataaaaaatacaatcattaataataataattgaaagtcTTAAATCTAATACaatatttgagaaataaaaaaataaaaattatgtggtgtcatgggacaccaggtaggatcaattttcggatagtatagaagcaacacaatttgaaaaaaaaatgttgaattttatatatattttctagttcttgattttttttttttttaattttgtttattggtttttaattaattacataaaagtatttaggaaatttaatattttagaaaataataaataccataaaattaaataattcaaacaaaaaaataataataataattcaaactattaagtgaaataaaaaaacgtgtctttaattatttttgtcgacagtgtaaaattacataaataatttaaaaaaagtttactagtaatatttttgttttacaaacgtcatattatacagtcgtgtggctgatattacgtcacttccgttatatatttttcttacgattttagtatcaaatttttttcaattcggtcGCCAAGCCAAATATCAAGCCCGGcgtaagaaacttcgttccaaaaataaacaataaaagaagaTAGTAGCGTGGCAACAGTGTGTTTCACAAAAAGGTGTGACCTCAGCTGTATTCAGGACGAAAAGCCCTgacactggttttcaggaccaATATTAATTTTCCTATTTTGGAGACAATAATAaagagaataataaaaataatacgaattgatatcaaacaaatattaattatattaacatataaatacactaaggaataaaataaattataatatgtgaCATATGACCCACACAATAATACACATATTCAtgaatacacacacacatatatacatttctATAATACAATGACACACAATAGTACTGGACACAGGTATTGTCGTTTGCACTCGATACATAATCTCTGATCTCTGACACTTAAAGTTTTTATCAAAGGTGTGTCGAACATTTTACTTTATGTTCTGATAACACGTTGCTAACGATGCAatatctttgtttttaaattacatgTTGTACTATAATGAtacttttttaagttaataattgtgttttctcgcaaacaaaaaaaccgacagcaattacatcgacaagtaatataacatagctaggtagacgaaaaattagtcaaggaaatacgcgttatcagagattactcgAAAAatgttatcagatcttgatcaaatttaaataaaacagcaagataagcatcagctttcaattaaaacgtgTATGACCAAAATCagtacagccagtaaaaagttatgcggtataatgcaACATAGGTTggcaaaaaaatagtcaagtaaatacgtattattaaatataactcgaaaagaacTTGTCAGAACtcaattaaaattgaatgagaccacatgacacgtaGCACATTTTGATTGAAcgaaaaaatcatcgaaatcggtctacccagttaaaagttctgagataacaacatacataaataaaaaatacaatcaaatttagaccctcctccttttttggaagtcgcttaaaaagtACCCATAATCCGATTGAAAACGAAAAGCCCGGCTATTTCtgcttttgtttataatattaaattaatcttgCTAACTCTATCACACCGGCTATTCTCCTGACATTTACGAAATCGACTACGGCCTACTAGCACCATAGTAAGCCATTAAACTCAATAAACAGTTAATTATCCACTATTTGCCttggaaataaaataagtttttactaaaatatcaaGTTCTATCGATGTTTTGATATGTTTTTGGACGATAAGTTGATGTCAGTTGGTCGGTaggatgaaaaaaattaaggcAACTAAGATCTGACTGACGaccaaacttatttttaaaatttatatttaaaattgtattaatggaaaatgtgttttttaaattttttatttacaaacacaattaaaaaaaaaacggttgaAGTAAACGTAATGCCAACCTGGCAATGACTCTGACATTAAGCAGTATCCGTGTTAGACGTATCGGTTGGTATATGTTCAAAATCCCCTGTCTGAAACTTTAGTCAAATTCCGTAGCTGACAGctatggttttttttatacaactatgtcagcaaacaagcgtatggttcagatgatggtaagcggttaccgtagctaatagatgtctgcaacaccaaaagcatcgtaaTCCCGTTGCCAATACTTCAGACCCTCCTTTGGCTACCTTATTCATCAAGGAAAACATAGTAATTGCTTTTCTTAATTACGCAAGAGATATTTCAAACCACTAAAATGGCCAACTAACGTGTTCAAAACCTTCGAAGTTCAATATATGAAAATTGAGTCTCTGGTCAAAGACAAGCGAAATGGAAGGTAACATTGATTTAAAgtatatactttaaattaaaaacttaaattaaaaaatatcgcaaacttgaacaaaaaaaaatacttgaagaGCACTATTTTGAGTGTCAGGAAATTATCGtcatatagttttaatttaattgactaATTAGTCTAAACTCTTGTccactttttttttggtttttatgtatacaactaggtcggcaaacaagcgtacggctcacctaatggtaagcgattagggtcaacatcgcaaacgcgttgctgaccctacctccaatccccggagctctggtcaccttactcaccaccaaGAACACAATTCTGcttgaaagtaatattatttagatttctattttctttattttttgggaaaaatctattttttcaGTCTTCAGAGTGTCCTTTGGCCCATTAGACCTTATAAGGCCTCATAGGCctaatagttatatattttacataaattctgttattaatatgataatacaAACTTACAAATTTGGTCTTTGTaagagaaaaaataacaatggaAATTGAAAATGTACGTTACCTTGACGGTTCTTCTTTTCCTCGTTGTATTTGCAGAAGTAGCCAATAGCGTAATTGTCGTAATCAGTTGCAAGAATGTTTAGAACGTTCTGAACTCCAGCACCAGATGCTAAAAACAACATACGGTAATGAATCCATTTCTTTTAGTAAATGACaactaattacataattataacacacaacataaataataaaagtaaaaaaaaattgtttatataacaaaatactaatttaaataaaaaattgtacatttaTGATCATTATCAAGATTAAGGACtaatacaacttttttttataaaacagttACTCATAGTTTCTATTTGAATGAACCGCAAGTCAAAATTCTGCAATTCCATATAagatcaaaaactttttaaaactcattttttaTAAGACCTCCtttcaattatatcaatatatagTTCACGATTGCCAATTTTTGAAACAACaatttagattaaaattatcttaactgCAATTCAACAATAACATACCTTAGATAGtaagttacttaaaaaaataaagtcataaatatatttttgttataaaaatattaaacgcaacataaacaagtaaataataacagaaataaaaacgaattaaatgaagactattgttatttatattaaattatcttttcaaataaaaaaaatttgtattggccatacagatgtgcagtccttgtgggtctccccaccgtacctcggagagcacgtaaagccgtcggtcccggttgttatcctgtacacctgatagcgatcattactcataacaggcaatatatccgccaaaccgcattggagcagcgtggtggattaagctccgacccttctcctacatggggaaagaggcctatacccagcagtgggatattacaggctgaagcgtttatcTTATCAAATAGTACTTTATAATAGGAGACTTGCATGGCCTACACAACATTTGTCACACGCGGTAGTCAAATCAGCCAATTTTTGTGACCACTACGTCATAATCAAATTTCGATAAAAGCTGAGcttcaaaagttatttttgtagtTCAATGTAGAAACCGAAAACAAGAACTACATATGGTGTCAATTGATACAATAATAAATGCGACACTATATTTATGATACGGAATTAActgattaaaataatagttcGTAAATTTTCTGATCAATGGGCTTCTTTTTTATGTAGTAGGAGAAAGCTTATGGGGTACGAGGTGAgattcataataaaattcagTTGTTCTTACGTCCGTAGGGGAGTGTGAAGAGCAGTCTTCCGGTCCTGTCAGCGCCCTCAGCAAATTTGGCAGTACCCTCGACGAAGGATAACTTGTTGTCCACTACATGAACGTTCTTCACTTTGATAACATCGCCATCAAGAACGTACTCAGCGTAACCGCACTTGCCCTTCTTCTCAGCGTAGTTGGGATACCTGGCTGTTTCATACCATCTTCCTTGGGCATACtagaaaaacaaaaacgaaaaaaaatcaattacaaTCAGGAAAAACCAGCTATCCGacgttaaaagtattttttttttaaattaaaacaaatattttttaattaaactaatggagttaaagaatttttacattatatacttgAAGTTAATGACAAAGTTATCGATAAATCAATCCtgttaatgtttatatatttaaaaagtacataCAGTAATCTGTTCACAAAATAGGCTATTAAATATCtggatattaaaaatatataacatatatataaaacctgGGTTTTaggtaatatatacatatacctttcaaataaatatttatttatttatttacacttttttactcaccaacacaaaatgtaacaaaaatttaagtaagcaaacaaaataataaagttgcattaattgcaacaggcggccttatcgctaaagcagcgatttcttccaggcaaccatTAGGCAGAGGACTAAAATTATCAGTGGGGTGAGGCGCGCAAAATATGTACTatcagacaaacaaaaatacatactcctatacataggtatatatatacgtacatacctacataatatataaaaatacatacttaaataaatattatacctaaACTCGAACCATAAATCAAACCCAGAACATTGCAACAAAAAGTAGGATCAGTTTTAACCGTGCCTACGGGTCAGTCGTCAGTAACACAATATCATACATCATTATTTAGTAGTCGTATCGTATcttcaaaaaacaataattatttttgtaagaatTATTGTCACGTTATCTCGTATTTTAAtacgataatttttaaaaacagataACTAATTATTGTCACTAACTGAGAAGTCAGTATAAGTTACTTGTACgcaatttattaaaagttatcaTCTTTCGCATTCAAAGCATTGTGAAGGATTAGTCAAACATTAATTTGTACTTTAgaggataaaataaatttacgtatCGCTCTTAATATCAAAAATGTCGCCGAAACCTTAAACTTTACTTCGTTTTTACACGCTTTTTTTAGCTTCacctatatttttgtatgtttgtaaccgactctTTTGAATTTCATTTTCACCCACTTCAAACGTgcagatttaatttaaacttagtagacttatcgagACAATACAcaaatttgataagattattcctttttagtttggtttatttataaaagcgtgttttttggttgtttttcttttgaactataatattatctaatatttttatacatatttttttcacattttttttttatattcaataaagAATTTACATACGAAATACATACAATTATACACACcactacatacataataaatataaaatacgagtatatattcatattatattacatatatactatattaaaatCATTCCCAGTTTAAGATTAATTCATGCGGAAAATTGTACCTGATATGCGCCTTAAATACAGACAGACCGataatagaatagaaaaaaaatcctttttgaTTTTACTATTGTAGTAGAGAGTATTAACAAAAAGAGTATAGAAAATGTCAACTGaacaaaattacatataaaaaattatggaaaaaaaagaaaaagtcttaaaaattaaagactAAGAGTAACACCAGACTTAAGTTCCTTGGCGAACTGTAACTACGACTCCTGGTGATGACAAGCATGCCACTGCACTCATTTATT
This genomic interval carries:
- the LOC123662410 gene encoding bilin-binding protein-like, with translation MYRLAILALVASVTANVYVDSECPEIKPVENFNLASYAQGRWYETARYPNYAEKKGKCGYAEYVLDGDVIKVKNVHVVDNKLSFVEGTAKFAEGADRTGRLLFTLPYGPSGAGVQNVLNILATDYDNYAIGYFCKYNEEKKNRQDFAWVLTRTKNLEGTVKTNVENFIKDTKFLDLSKFIYPDFSDAACNVEA